The genomic interval TACAACAGCTAATGATTTAGCAGTAATCACTCAATATGCCATGCAAAATGAAACATTTAGACAAATATTTGGTACGAGTGAATTAAAGTGGGATGGTTTATCTTGGGATACTACTCTAGTAAGCCATCACCAAATGGTAAATGGTTCGAGACCATATGATAAAGTAACTGGTGGAAAAACAGGCTTTGTTAATGAATCGAAACAAACATTGGCAACAACTGCTGAAAATGAAGAATTGAATTTAGTAGCTATTGTATTAAAAGGAAACTTCAAGCGGGATGTGTATAAGGATACTAAGGATTTATTAGACTATGGTTTTAATCAATATACGCATAAAGTGATTCCTGCTGGAAAGTCATATTTTGTTAACGGGTTAACCTATGAAACAACGAAGGAAGAAAAAATCACCATTCCTCGCTCAAAAGGAGAGGAAGAAATAACCTCGTCGGGTCTATTAATGATTGAAGATGATAACGGAGATATTCTTCAATCTATACAACTTGCAAAAGTTATGCCAGCAGAGGAAACATTTAAAGTAGATACTTCTGATCAAGTGGTAAGAGAAGAAGAGAAATCATCTTTTCCAGCAATTGTTTTAATCATTCCAATAGCTTTATGTTTTGTGTTTTATATGAAAAGAAGAACAATTAGACGTTAAAGAGAAAAAGAGATTGGGGCATAAGTATTTCAGTCGTCCAATCATACGAATATACCAAATGGAAGATACAGATGATCAATTTTGAGGTGTATTTCTAAAATCATGTGGCGATATGACAGTTTTTGGTATCGTTATTGGTATAAATTAAGAAACTTGCCAGAATTATTGGCAAGTTTCTTAATTTAGGAATACAAAACTATTATTTATATAAAAGCTTAGTTGTGTGGAACCGGTTCATCGTAATGAATGAAAAGGAGGAGCTCTTGGATTCTTTTATCATTAGGATGTAACCAGTGACTGGGAATTAAGCGAAGATTTTCCGGCTATATGTAAAATGGAGCTCGTTTCGGGGAAAATAAGGGTAGAAATTCCGGATAAGTAAAGCAGAATCGCTTATTTTCGCATTTTTCTCATCGATAGGCGACATTCCTCCGTCTATTTTATCCTTTTTTCATAATAATTAGTAAATAAGCGGAATTAATCCTTTTATTTTTCAACTCAGATGCCCTCTACTGGTAAGTATCGAACCTTTACTAGCCTTAAATAATTTAGCTCACGAAAGTATTCTTTATTTAAGTTAAAATTAGACATTTATCATCTATTTCGTTATATCCCAGTCATCAAAGCAGCCTCACTATGATAAGAAAATAAAAAACCGGGAAATCCCGGTTTTTTTATTTATACATGTTTGCTATATTTTTTTGTAATTCTGTGTCTTCTAAATACTCATCATAATTCATTTGCTTGTCAACAAGTCCATTAGGGGTAATCTCTATAATTCGATTCGCAATCGTTGACACGAATTGGTGGTCATGAGAAGTGAAAATTAATGAACCTTTAAAGTTTATTAACCCATTATTTAAAGCCGTGATGGATTCTAAATCTAAATGGTTAGTAGGCTCATCTAATAGAAGAACATTGGCACCACTTAGCATCATTTTAGATAACATACAACGAACTTTTTCACCACCGGATAATACACTTGGCTTTTTCAATACTTCTTCACCAGAGAACAGCATACGTCCTAAGAATCCTCTTAAGAAACTTTCTGTTTGGTCATTTGGAGAATATTGACGTAGCCAGTCAACAAGTGTAGCATCATCCTCTTTAAAATACTCAGAGTTTTCAGCTGGGAAATAGCTTTGAGAAGTGGTTACTCCCCATTTATAGGTGCCACTATCTGGCTCCAATTCACCTGCTAAAATACGGAAAAGCGTTGTTTTAGCAATTTCATTTGGACCAACTAGCGCAATCTTATCATCCTTATTCATTATAAAACTTACATTATCAAGTACTTTAACTCCATCAATTGTTTTTGATAAGTTTTCTACTCTTAATAAGTCATTACCGATTTCACGCTCTGGTGTAAAGGCTACATATGGGTATTTTCTAGATGATGGTTTAATGTCATCTAAAGAAATTTTGTCTAACAATTTCTTTCTAGAAGTCGCCTGTTTTGATTTAGAAGCATTTGCACTAAAACGAGCAATAAAGTTTTGAAGTTCTTTGATTTTTTCTTCTTTCTTTTTGTTCGCATCATTTGCCATTCTAGAAGCTAATTGACTGGATTCATACCAGAAGTCATAGTTACCAACATAGATTTGAATTCTGCTAAAGTCTAAATCGGCAATATGTGTACAAACTTTGTTTAAGAAATGTCTGTCATGAGATACAACGATGACAGTATTTTCAAAGTTAATTAAAAATTCTTCTAACCATTTAATCGCATTGATATCAAGGTGGTTAGTAGGCTCATCCAATAGAAGAACATCCGGTTCACCGAAAAGAGCTTGTGCAAGTAAAACCTTCACTTTATCTGAACCATTTAATTCTGCCATAGTTTTATAATGAAGATCTTCGCCGATACCTAAACCTTTTAAAAGAATAGCTGCCTCAGATTCTGCTTCCCAACCATTAAGCTCAGCGAATTCACCTTCAAGCTCAGCTGCTTTCATGCCATCTTCATCTGTGAAATTTTCTTTCATATAAATAGCATCTTTTTCCTGCATTACTTCATATAATCTAGCGTGACCCATAATTACTACTTTAAGCACTTCATGCTCTTCGTATTCAAAGTGGTTCTGCTTCAATACCGCAAGTCTTTCACCAGGTCCTAAAGAAACATTTCCTGATTGTGCTTCTAGCTCACCAGAAAGAATTTTTAGGAAAGTAGACTTCCCAGCACCATTTGCTCCAATTAATCCATAGCAATTTCCAGGTGTGAATTTAATATTAACATCTTCAAATAATTTACGATCACCATATCGAAGACCTACATTCGTAACTGTTATCATTTAAAATCCTCCAAACTACAATATCCATAAAATTATACCATTATTAGAATGGAAGCGCGAATTATTTTCGCAAAACTTAAGAACTTACCAATAATATTATTGCTTTTATATGAAAATCAATTATTTGCTCCGATTTAATAGAGGTAGAGCCTAAGATATAATGTACGAAAACAAAAATATGAAATATGCCTGATAGTAAAAAGGGAAAATGTTTACGATAATAAGATGATAGGGTAAAAAACAATCAAAAAATAAAGGGTTTTCTTTTTTTGAATAGAATGTATAATGAAGAGCTATTATACTGGTATTTAGCTAGTAAATGTAGCGACAAAAAGACAGTCTAAAATTATTTATGATTTGTTCATAATTTCTTCATAAATTTCTAGTACACTAAAACTATTATAAGAAGTAAAGGGGTAGTTATGATGGCTAAAAAGCAGTTAGTTGATTTGGTTAATAGAATGAAAAAATCCGGTATCAAAATTAGCTTTACTAAGCCAAGATCTCAGTTTTCCGTAGCAATTCAACAGAATAATAAATTAACAACTACAACAAATTAGTAGTGTATTCTATTAAAATTTGTTTAGGTAACATTACATAGTATTTTTGAAATGATTCGTTAAAAAGAACAAGTGTATTATTTTATCCACTAATCAATTGTTAAAAAATGTTCATTTTTTCACAATATAATTGATATTTCCTTTTGTATAATAGCAATATACAGAAAGGAAGGTATCACAATGGAAATACACCCAATCGATAAAGCAATCAACTATGCGCTGAAAAAGAAAGAAACAATTGATGAATCTTTTTTGCGCTATTTTGTAAAGGCGATTTTAGCAGGAATTTACATCGGCTTTGCGTTAATGTTATGTTATCGTTTAGCACAACCTTTTTTTGATGTTCATTCACCTGCAACGTATATGATGACTAGTTTATTTTTTGGGATGGCGCTTGTACTAATTTCTTATGGTGGAGGAGAATTATTCACTGGAAATACGATGGCTTTTGCAATGAGTACTTTGTCTGGAGCAACTAGTTGGAAGGATACTATTTATAATTGGGTCACTACTTATTTTGGTAATTTGGTTGGTGCATTATTTTTTGCTTTATTAATCTATTACTCCGGATTATTTAGCCTAGCACCTAAAACAACTTGGCTTATGGATGTTGCCAATTCAAAAATGAGTGCTTCCACGATAGAATTATTTATTAGGGGTATCTTGTGTAACTGGTTAGTTTGTTTAGCTATTTGGATACCGATGAATATTAAAGGCGATGTCGGAAAAATAATGGCTACTTTATTAATAGTATTTTCCTTTATGATCTCAGGTTATGAGCATAGTGTAGCAAATATGGCACTTTTCTCTATTTCATTAATAGTTCCACATCCAGAAACAATTACGGTTGCAAATGCCATGCATAACCTTATTCCGGTTACAATTGGGAATATTGTTGGGGGAGCATTCTTTGTAGGTGCACTTAACTTATATATTTTTCCTAAGAAAAAAGGTAAACCAAAAGATTCTGCTTTGCATGTAGCTACATCTAGATCTATTGCAAAGTAAGGCTAATTTTGTTTGTTACGCCATAAGTAAAACTGTCGAAAAACATAATCCAGTATGTTTTTCGACAGCCGCTATCCTAAATGACTCATGCTTAATGAAAAAATT from Niallia sp. FSL W8-0635 carries:
- a CDS encoding formate/nitrite transporter family protein, whose amino-acid sequence is MEIHPIDKAINYALKKKETIDESFLRYFVKAILAGIYIGFALMLCYRLAQPFFDVHSPATYMMTSLFFGMALVLISYGGGELFTGNTMAFAMSTLSGATSWKDTIYNWVTTYFGNLVGALFFALLIYYSGLFSLAPKTTWLMDVANSKMSASTIELFIRGILCNWLVCLAIWIPMNIKGDVGKIMATLLIVFSFMISGYEHSVANMALFSISLIVPHPETITVANAMHNLIPVTIGNIVGGAFFVGALNLYIFPKKKGKPKDSALHVATSRSIAK
- a CDS encoding ABC-F family ATP-binding cassette domain-containing protein translates to MITVTNVGLRYGDRKLFEDVNIKFTPGNCYGLIGANGAGKSTFLKILSGELEAQSGNVSLGPGERLAVLKQNHFEYEEHEVLKVVIMGHARLYEVMQEKDAIYMKENFTDEDGMKAAELEGEFAELNGWEAESEAAILLKGLGIGEDLHYKTMAELNGSDKVKVLLAQALFGEPDVLLLDEPTNHLDINAIKWLEEFLINFENTVIVVSHDRHFLNKVCTHIADLDFSRIQIYVGNYDFWYESSQLASRMANDANKKKEEKIKELQNFIARFSANASKSKQATSRKKLLDKISLDDIKPSSRKYPYVAFTPEREIGNDLLRVENLSKTIDGVKVLDNVSFIMNKDDKIALVGPNEIAKTTLFRILAGELEPDSGTYKWGVTTSQSYFPAENSEYFKEDDATLVDWLRQYSPNDQTESFLRGFLGRMLFSGEEVLKKPSVLSGGEKVRCMLSKMMLSGANVLLLDEPTNHLDLESITALNNGLINFKGSLIFTSHDHQFVSTIANRIIEITPNGLVDKQMNYDEYLEDTELQKNIANMYK
- a CDS encoding D-alanyl-D-alanine carboxypeptidase family protein, yielding MRETTIALCFVLLLFSFPTISNAKDNKEPDLVSEAAFLLDSDTGAVLFEKNGYKKMYPASLTKIATAIYAIEKGNMDDVITVSENAYATEGTRVYLEQGEQVTLKHLLDGMLINSGNDAAVAIAEYLDGSISNFERNINQFLNEKVNVHSTHFKNPSGLYHKDHYTTANDLAVITQYAMQNETFRQIFGTSELKWDGLSWDTTLVSHHQMVNGSRPYDKVTGGKTGFVNESKQTLATTAENEELNLVAIVLKGNFKRDVYKDTKDLLDYGFNQYTHKVIPAGKSYFVNGLTYETTKEEKITIPRSKGEEEITSSGLLMIEDDNGDILQSIQLAKVMPAEETFKVDTSDQVVREEEKSSFPAIVLIIPIALCFVFYMKRRTIRR